One genomic window of Numida meleagris isolate 19003 breed g44 Domestic line chromosome 1, NumMel1.0, whole genome shotgun sequence includes the following:
- the USP16 gene encoding ubiquitin carboxyl-terminal hydrolase 16 isoform X2, with protein MGKKRTKGKTAQADESLDIVEPVCKHIRKGLEQSHLKKALLNVEWHVCQDCKADNKAQEKSEEETDESPSIWLCLKCGHRGCGRNSQEQHALKHYTTPRSDPHCLVLSLDNWSVWCYICDNEVPYSTSTRLGQTVDYIKKQVCINSSHLEKQQENKDAGNKKVEKDSRNEQEKEVLLKESSHSTTNSEVTVKGLSNLGNTCFFNAVMQNLSQTPVLRELLKEAKMPDTTVKIESPELCMEPQLVKLDQPGPLTLAMHQFLTEMQETKRGVVTPKELFAQVCKKAIRFKGYQQQDSQELLRYLLDGMRAEEIQRVSVGILKALTDSDKQNEEELRKKIKEYEKKKGIKSFVDRIFGGELTSTIMCEECRTVSLVHESFLDLSLPVLDDQKIKNTNERNVKKSKGKESEEEEEDKNNDYYIKQKDEPPGTSKHLQKKAKKQAKKQAKSQRRQQKLQGKVLQLTDICATEESEKDVAYDQEGEAEIDSEIPIEKQEGESSNDCRDGYLTQNDLNMQGNSTDIQSMHENAGKTEQECVEKDSVVDLPTEDLDSSVEFVNGLDDLSLKDEEEGNEDEEGLATDFSKLHLGTNAESDINILDDLQTVPAKTCEILTEDAEMAFCTLANREDLNPEEGSIHHCLYQFTRNEKLSENNKLLCDVCTQRRYGPKNTKNEKKYVYTNAKKQMLISLAPPILTLHLKRFQQAGFNLRKVNRHIKFPEVIDLAPFCTVKCKNVAEGNTKVLYSLYGVVEHSGTMRSGHYTAYAKMRNMNSHLSDLVLQGQPPPQALETEPTKGQWFHISDTHVQAVSTSKVLSSQAYLLFYERLL; from the exons ATGGGAAAGAAACGCACCAAAGGCAAAACTGCACAGGCTGATGAGTCTCTGGATATAGTGG AACCTGTGTGCAAGCATATTCGTAAAGGACTGGAACAAAGTCATCTGAAAAAGGCACTGCTGAATGTGGAATGGCATGTTTGTCAGGACTGCAAGGCAGACAACAAGGCACAAGAGAAATCTGAGGAAGAGACTGATGAAAGCCCTTCAATATGGTTATGTCTAAAATGTGGCCATAGG GGCTGTGGCAGAAATTCTCAAGAGCAGCATGCTTTAAAGCATTACACAACGCCAAGATCAGATCCCCATTGTTTGGTTCTCAGTTTGGACAACTGGAGTGTGTG GTGCTACATATGTGATAATGAAGTTCCATACAGTACTTCAACACGATTGGGCCAGACTGTggattatattaaaaaacaagtttGTATCAACTCATCACATTTAG aaaaacaacaagagaaCAAAGACgctggaaataaaaaggtagaaaaagacagcagaaatgagcaagaaaaagaagtcttgCTGAAAGAGAGTTCTCATTCCACTACCAACTCTGAAGTGACTGTGAAAGGACTTAGTAACCTGGGGAATACGTGTTTCTTTAATGCAGTGATGCAG AATTTATCACAGACCCCAGTCCTGAGGGAGCTGCTTAAAGAAGCTAAAATGCCTGACACAACAGTTAAGATTGAGTCACCTGAGTTATGCATG gAACCTCAGCTGGTAAAACTAGATCAGCCAGGTCCTTTGACTTTAGCCATGCATCAATTCCTGACAGAAATGCAAGAGACAAAGAGAGGGGTAGTCACTCCTAAGGAGCTTTTTGCTCAGGTTTGTAAGAA AGCAATACGATTTAAAGGTTATCAGCAGCAAGACAGTCAGGAATTGCTTCGTTACTTACTTGATGGTATGAGAGCAGAAGAAATCCAA cGAGTAAGTGTTGGAATACTGAAGGCTCTGACCGACTCagacaaacaaaatgaagaagaactgagaaagaaaattaaag AATATGAAAAGAAGAAGGGAATAAAAAGTTTTGTAGATCGGATCTTTGGTGGAGAATTAACCAGTACGATTATGTGTGAGGAATGCAGAACA gTATCCTTGGTCCATGAATCTTTCCTCGATTTGTCGCTTCCTGTACTAGATGATCAG aaaataaaaaatacaaatgagagaaatgttaaaaaaagcaaaggaaaggaatctgaagaggaagaagaggataAAAACAATGACTATTATATTAAACAGAAAGATGAGCCCCCTGGTACAAGTAAGCACCttcagaaaaaagcaaagaaacaggcCAAAAAACAAGCCAAG AGCCAACGCCGCCAGCAAAAACTCCAAGGAAAGGTACTTCAGTTGACGGATATCTGTGCTACTGAAGAGTCAGAAAAAGATGTAGCATATGACCAGGAAGGAGAGGCAGAAATTGACTCGGAAATTCCTATCGAGAAGCAAGAAGGGGAATCATCAAATGATTGCAGAGACGGCTACTTAACTCAGAATGACTTAAATATGCAGGGAAATAGTACAGACATTCAGAGCATGCatgaaaatgcaggaaaaacGGAACAAGAGTGTGTAGAAAAGGACTCTGTAGTGGATCTCCCTACGGAAGACTTAGATTCTTCTGTAGAGTTTGTCAATGGCCTTGATGACCTATCTTTGAaagatgaggaggaaggaaatgaagatgaGGAAGGGCTTGCTACTGACTTCTCAAAACTACACTTGGGTACCAATGCTGAATCTGATATAAACATCTTAGATGACCTTCAAACTGTTCCAGCCAAGACATGTGAAATACTGACCGAAGATGCAGAAATGGCGTTTTGTACTCTTGCCAACAGGGAAGATCTGAACCCAGAAGAAGGCTCAATCCATCACTGTTTGTATCAGTTTACCCGTAATGAGAAACTTAGTGAGAACAATAAACTGCTCTGTGATGTATGTACACAAAGACGTTATGGAccaaagaacacaaaaa ACGAAAAGAAGTATGTTTATACTAAtgcaaaaaagcaaatgctgattTCTCTAGCTCCTCCGATTTTAACTCTTCACTTAAAGAGATTTCAACAG GCTGGATTTAATCTACGGAAGGTTAACAGGCATATCAAGTTTCCAGAAGTGATAGACTTGGCCCCTTTCTGTACAGTTAAATGTAAA AACGTGGCTGAAGGGAATACAAAGGTATTATACTCTCTCTATGGAGTTGTTGAACACAGTGGAACAATGAGGTCTGGGCACTACACTGCTTATgctaaaatgagaaatatgaaCAGTCATCTTTCTGATCTTGTCCTTCAAGGACAGCCTCCTCCTCAAG CTTTAGAAACTGAACCAACAAAAGGACAGTGGTTCCACATCAGCGATACCCATGTACAAGCTGTGTCTACATCAAAAGTGCTGAGCTCACAAGCCTATCTCCTGTTCTACGAGCGACTGCTGTAA
- the USP16 gene encoding ubiquitin carboxyl-terminal hydrolase 16 isoform X1 — MGKKRTKGKTAQADESLDIVEPVCKHIRKGLEQSHLKKALLNVEWHVCQDCKADNKAQEKSEEETDESPSIWLCLKCGHRGCGRNSQEQHALKHYTTPRSDPHCLVLSLDNWSVWCYICDNEVPYSTSTRLGQTVDYIKKQVCINSSHLAEKQQENKDAGNKKVEKDSRNEQEKEVLLKESSHSTTNSEVTVKGLSNLGNTCFFNAVMQNLSQTPVLRELLKEAKMPDTTVKIESPELCMEPQLVKLDQPGPLTLAMHQFLTEMQETKRGVVTPKELFAQVCKKAIRFKGYQQQDSQELLRYLLDGMRAEEIQRVSVGILKALTDSDKQNEEELRKKIKEYEKKKGIKSFVDRIFGGELTSTIMCEECRTVSLVHESFLDLSLPVLDDQKIKNTNERNVKKSKGKESEEEEEDKNNDYYIKQKDEPPGTSKHLQKKAKKQAKKQAKSQRRQQKLQGKVLQLTDICATEESEKDVAYDQEGEAEIDSEIPIEKQEGESSNDCRDGYLTQNDLNMQGNSTDIQSMHENAGKTEQECVEKDSVVDLPTEDLDSSVEFVNGLDDLSLKDEEEGNEDEEGLATDFSKLHLGTNAESDINILDDLQTVPAKTCEILTEDAEMAFCTLANREDLNPEEGSIHHCLYQFTRNEKLSENNKLLCDVCTQRRYGPKNTKNEKKYVYTNAKKQMLISLAPPILTLHLKRFQQAGFNLRKVNRHIKFPEVIDLAPFCTVKCKNVAEGNTKVLYSLYGVVEHSGTMRSGHYTAYAKMRNMNSHLSDLVLQGQPPPQALETEPTKGQWFHISDTHVQAVSTSKVLSSQAYLLFYERLL; from the exons ATGGGAAAGAAACGCACCAAAGGCAAAACTGCACAGGCTGATGAGTCTCTGGATATAGTGG AACCTGTGTGCAAGCATATTCGTAAAGGACTGGAACAAAGTCATCTGAAAAAGGCACTGCTGAATGTGGAATGGCATGTTTGTCAGGACTGCAAGGCAGACAACAAGGCACAAGAGAAATCTGAGGAAGAGACTGATGAAAGCCCTTCAATATGGTTATGTCTAAAATGTGGCCATAGG GGCTGTGGCAGAAATTCTCAAGAGCAGCATGCTTTAAAGCATTACACAACGCCAAGATCAGATCCCCATTGTTTGGTTCTCAGTTTGGACAACTGGAGTGTGTG GTGCTACATATGTGATAATGAAGTTCCATACAGTACTTCAACACGATTGGGCCAGACTGTggattatattaaaaaacaagtttGTATCAACTCATCACATTTAG cagaaaaacaacaagagaaCAAAGACgctggaaataaaaaggtagaaaaagacagcagaaatgagcaagaaaaagaagtcttgCTGAAAGAGAGTTCTCATTCCACTACCAACTCTGAAGTGACTGTGAAAGGACTTAGTAACCTGGGGAATACGTGTTTCTTTAATGCAGTGATGCAG AATTTATCACAGACCCCAGTCCTGAGGGAGCTGCTTAAAGAAGCTAAAATGCCTGACACAACAGTTAAGATTGAGTCACCTGAGTTATGCATG gAACCTCAGCTGGTAAAACTAGATCAGCCAGGTCCTTTGACTTTAGCCATGCATCAATTCCTGACAGAAATGCAAGAGACAAAGAGAGGGGTAGTCACTCCTAAGGAGCTTTTTGCTCAGGTTTGTAAGAA AGCAATACGATTTAAAGGTTATCAGCAGCAAGACAGTCAGGAATTGCTTCGTTACTTACTTGATGGTATGAGAGCAGAAGAAATCCAA cGAGTAAGTGTTGGAATACTGAAGGCTCTGACCGACTCagacaaacaaaatgaagaagaactgagaaagaaaattaaag AATATGAAAAGAAGAAGGGAATAAAAAGTTTTGTAGATCGGATCTTTGGTGGAGAATTAACCAGTACGATTATGTGTGAGGAATGCAGAACA gTATCCTTGGTCCATGAATCTTTCCTCGATTTGTCGCTTCCTGTACTAGATGATCAG aaaataaaaaatacaaatgagagaaatgttaaaaaaagcaaaggaaaggaatctgaagaggaagaagaggataAAAACAATGACTATTATATTAAACAGAAAGATGAGCCCCCTGGTACAAGTAAGCACCttcagaaaaaagcaaagaaacaggcCAAAAAACAAGCCAAG AGCCAACGCCGCCAGCAAAAACTCCAAGGAAAGGTACTTCAGTTGACGGATATCTGTGCTACTGAAGAGTCAGAAAAAGATGTAGCATATGACCAGGAAGGAGAGGCAGAAATTGACTCGGAAATTCCTATCGAGAAGCAAGAAGGGGAATCATCAAATGATTGCAGAGACGGCTACTTAACTCAGAATGACTTAAATATGCAGGGAAATAGTACAGACATTCAGAGCATGCatgaaaatgcaggaaaaacGGAACAAGAGTGTGTAGAAAAGGACTCTGTAGTGGATCTCCCTACGGAAGACTTAGATTCTTCTGTAGAGTTTGTCAATGGCCTTGATGACCTATCTTTGAaagatgaggaggaaggaaatgaagatgaGGAAGGGCTTGCTACTGACTTCTCAAAACTACACTTGGGTACCAATGCTGAATCTGATATAAACATCTTAGATGACCTTCAAACTGTTCCAGCCAAGACATGTGAAATACTGACCGAAGATGCAGAAATGGCGTTTTGTACTCTTGCCAACAGGGAAGATCTGAACCCAGAAGAAGGCTCAATCCATCACTGTTTGTATCAGTTTACCCGTAATGAGAAACTTAGTGAGAACAATAAACTGCTCTGTGATGTATGTACACAAAGACGTTATGGAccaaagaacacaaaaa ACGAAAAGAAGTATGTTTATACTAAtgcaaaaaagcaaatgctgattTCTCTAGCTCCTCCGATTTTAACTCTTCACTTAAAGAGATTTCAACAG GCTGGATTTAATCTACGGAAGGTTAACAGGCATATCAAGTTTCCAGAAGTGATAGACTTGGCCCCTTTCTGTACAGTTAAATGTAAA AACGTGGCTGAAGGGAATACAAAGGTATTATACTCTCTCTATGGAGTTGTTGAACACAGTGGAACAATGAGGTCTGGGCACTACACTGCTTATgctaaaatgagaaatatgaaCAGTCATCTTTCTGATCTTGTCCTTCAAGGACAGCCTCCTCCTCAAG CTTTAGAAACTGAACCAACAAAAGGACAGTGGTTCCACATCAGCGATACCCATGTACAAGCTGTGTCTACATCAAAAGTGCTGAGCTCACAAGCCTATCTCCTGTTCTACGAGCGACTGCTGTAA
- the CCT8 gene encoding T-complex protein 1 subunit theta isoform X2 yields MALHVPKAPGFAQMLKEGAKHYSGLEEAVYRNIQACKELAQTTRTAYGPNGMNKMVINHLEKLFVTNDAATILRELEVQHPAAKMLVMASHMQEQEVGDGTNFVLVFAGVLLELAEDLLRMGLSVSEVIEGYEKACKKALEILPDLVCCSAKNLRDVDEVASLLHTSVMSKQYGNESFLSKLIAQACVSILPDSGHFNVDNIRVCKIVGAGVSASSVLHGMVFKKETEGDVTSVKDAKIAVYSCPFDGMITETKGTVLIKNAEELMNFSKGEENLMDVQVKAIADSGANVVVTGGKVADMALHYANKYNLMIVRLNSKWDLRRLCKTVGATALPRLTPPTLEEMGHCNSVYLSEVGDTQVVVFKHEKEDGAISTILIRGSTDNLMDDIERAVDDGVNTFKVLTRDKRLVPGGGATEIELAKQITSYGETCPGLDQYAIKKFAEAFEAIPRALAENSGVKANEVISKLYAVHQEGNKNVGFDIEAEAAAVKDMLEAGILDTYLGKSWGIKLATNAAVTVLRVDQIIMAKPAGGPKPPSGKKDWDEDQND; encoded by the exons ATGGCGCTTCACGTCCCTAAGGCCCCGGGCTTCGCCCAGATGCTCAAGGAGGGGGCGAAG cattACTCAGGTCTAGAGGAAGCTGTCTACAGGAACATCCAGGCATGCAAAGAACTTGCTCAGACCACCCGTACGGCTTATGGACCCAATG gGATGAACAAAATGGTTATCAATCATCTGGAGAAGCTTTTTGTTACAAATGATGCTGCTACTATCTTGAGAGAGTTGGAG GTCCAGCATCCTGCTGCAAAAATGCTTGTGATGGCTTCCCACATGCAAGAGCAAGAAGTTGGAGATGGAACTAACTTTGTCCTTGTTTTTGCTGGAGTCCTTCTGGAGTTAGCGGAAGACCTTCTGAGGATGGGATTATCGGTCTCCGAG GTAATCGAAGGATATGAAAAAGCTTGCAAGAAAGCTCTAGAAATTCTTCCGGATTTGGTGTGCTGTTCTGCAAAGAACCTTAGAGATGTTGATGAAGTGGCATCTTTGTTGCACACTTCAGTAATGAGCAAACAGTATGGCAATGAAAGTTTTTTGTCAAAGCTTATTGCTCAGGCCTGTG TTTCTATTCTTCCCGATTCTGGTCATTTCAATGTTGATAATATCAGAGTATGCAAGATTGTG GGTGCCGGTGTCTCTGCTTCATCAGTGCTGCATGGCATggtttttaaaaaggaaactgaaggaGATGTTACTTCTGTCAAAGATGCAAAAATAGCTGTGTATTCCTGCCCTTTTGATGGTATGATAACTGAAACTAAG GGCACCGTGCTTATAAAGAATGCTGAAGAGCTGATGAATTTCAGCAAGGGAGAAGAAAACCTAATGGATGTGCAAGTCAAAGCTATTGCTGATAGTGGTGCTAATGTAGTTGTAACAGGTGGCAAAGTGGCAGACATGGCACTTCATTATGCCAACAAATACAATCTTATGATAGTCAG gttGAACTCAAAATGGGATCTGAGAAGACTGTGCAAAACTGTTGGTGCAACAGCCCTACCCAGACTG accCCTCCTACTCTAGAAGAAATGGGTCACTGCAATAGTGTGTATTTATCAGAGGTTGGAGATACACAAGTTGTTGTGTTTAAGCATG AAAAGGAGGATGGTGCTATTTCTACCATACTCATTCGTGGATCTACAGACAATCTGATGGATGATATTGAGAGAGCAGTGGACGATGGCGTAAATACTTTCAAAGTACTCACAAGG GATAAACGTCTTGTTCCTGGAGGTGGTGCAACAGAGATTGAATTGGCCAAGCAGATCACATCTTACGGAGAG ACTTGTCCTGGGCTTGACCAGTATGCCATCAAGAAGTTTGCTGAAGCATTTGAAGCCATTCCTCGAGCACTGGCAGAAAATTCTGGAGTAAAGGCAAATGAAGTCATCTCCAAACTTTATGCTGTGCATCAGGAAGGCAACAAAAACGTTGGATTTGATATTGAG GCTGAAGCTGCCGCTGTGAAGGACATGTTAGAAGCTGGCATATTAGACACATACCTGGGAAAATCCTGGGGTATCAAGCTGGCCACAAATGCAGCAGTAACTGTCCTACGGGTCGATCAG ATCATAATGGCGAAACCAGCTGGTGGTCCTAAACCTCCATCAGGAAAGAAAGACTGGGATGAAGACCAAAATGATTGA
- the CCT8 gene encoding T-complex protein 1 subunit theta isoform X1 produces MALHVPKAPGFAQMLKEGAKHYSGLEEAVYRNIQACKELAQTTRTAYGPNGMNKMVINHLEKLFVTNDAATILRELEVQHPAAKMLVMASHMQEQEVGDGTNFVLVFAGVLLELAEDLLRMGLSVSEVIEGYEKACKKALEILPDLVCCSAKNLRDVDEVASLLHTSVMSKQYGNESFLSKLIAQACVSILPDSGHFNVDNIRVCKIVGAGVSASSVLHGMVFKKETEGDVTSVKDAKIAVYSCPFDGMITETKGTVLIKNAEELMNFSKGEENLMDVQVKAIADSGANVVVTGGKVADMALHYANKYNLMIVRLNSKWDLRRLCKTVGATALPRLTPPTLEEMGHCNSVYLSEVGDTQVVVFKHEKEDGAISTILIRGSTDNLMDDIERAVDDGVNTFKVLTRDKRLVPGGGATEIELAKQITSYGETCPGLDQYAIKKFAEAFEAIPRALAENSGVKANEVISKLYAVHQEGNKNVGFDIEAEAAAVKDMLEAGILDTYLGKSWGIKLATNAAVTVLRVDQIIMAKTAGGPKVPKQQGHWDKDDWRDEPEK; encoded by the exons ATGGCGCTTCACGTCCCTAAGGCCCCGGGCTTCGCCCAGATGCTCAAGGAGGGGGCGAAG cattACTCAGGTCTAGAGGAAGCTGTCTACAGGAACATCCAGGCATGCAAAGAACTTGCTCAGACCACCCGTACGGCTTATGGACCCAATG gGATGAACAAAATGGTTATCAATCATCTGGAGAAGCTTTTTGTTACAAATGATGCTGCTACTATCTTGAGAGAGTTGGAG GTCCAGCATCCTGCTGCAAAAATGCTTGTGATGGCTTCCCACATGCAAGAGCAAGAAGTTGGAGATGGAACTAACTTTGTCCTTGTTTTTGCTGGAGTCCTTCTGGAGTTAGCGGAAGACCTTCTGAGGATGGGATTATCGGTCTCCGAG GTAATCGAAGGATATGAAAAAGCTTGCAAGAAAGCTCTAGAAATTCTTCCGGATTTGGTGTGCTGTTCTGCAAAGAACCTTAGAGATGTTGATGAAGTGGCATCTTTGTTGCACACTTCAGTAATGAGCAAACAGTATGGCAATGAAAGTTTTTTGTCAAAGCTTATTGCTCAGGCCTGTG TTTCTATTCTTCCCGATTCTGGTCATTTCAATGTTGATAATATCAGAGTATGCAAGATTGTG GGTGCCGGTGTCTCTGCTTCATCAGTGCTGCATGGCATggtttttaaaaaggaaactgaaggaGATGTTACTTCTGTCAAAGATGCAAAAATAGCTGTGTATTCCTGCCCTTTTGATGGTATGATAACTGAAACTAAG GGCACCGTGCTTATAAAGAATGCTGAAGAGCTGATGAATTTCAGCAAGGGAGAAGAAAACCTAATGGATGTGCAAGTCAAAGCTATTGCTGATAGTGGTGCTAATGTAGTTGTAACAGGTGGCAAAGTGGCAGACATGGCACTTCATTATGCCAACAAATACAATCTTATGATAGTCAG gttGAACTCAAAATGGGATCTGAGAAGACTGTGCAAAACTGTTGGTGCAACAGCCCTACCCAGACTG accCCTCCTACTCTAGAAGAAATGGGTCACTGCAATAGTGTGTATTTATCAGAGGTTGGAGATACACAAGTTGTTGTGTTTAAGCATG AAAAGGAGGATGGTGCTATTTCTACCATACTCATTCGTGGATCTACAGACAATCTGATGGATGATATTGAGAGAGCAGTGGACGATGGCGTAAATACTTTCAAAGTACTCACAAGG GATAAACGTCTTGTTCCTGGAGGTGGTGCAACAGAGATTGAATTGGCCAAGCAGATCACATCTTACGGAGAG ACTTGTCCTGGGCTTGACCAGTATGCCATCAAGAAGTTTGCTGAAGCATTTGAAGCCATTCCTCGAGCACTGGCAGAAAATTCTGGAGTAAAGGCAAATGAAGTCATCTCCAAACTTTATGCTGTGCATCAGGAAGGCAACAAAAACGTTGGATTTGATATTGAG GCTGAAGCTGCCGCTGTGAAGGACATGTTAGAAGCTGGCATATTAGACACATACCTGGGAAAATCCTGGGGTATCAAGCTGGCCACAAATGCAGCAGTAACTGTCCTACGGGTCGATCAG ATTATTATGGCAAAAACAGCAGGCGGTCCAAAAGTCCCTAAACAGCAAGGACATTGGGATAAGGATGACTGGAGAGATGAGCCCGAAAAGTAA